Proteins from a single region of Gossypium arboreum isolate Shixiya-1 chromosome 1, ASM2569848v2, whole genome shotgun sequence:
- the LOC108480680 gene encoding uncharacterized protein LOC108480680, producing MARKHLHELLQEDQEPFLLKNYIADRRCQLKKSPPKTHLQLHKPKPISQISNFPLNFCKKACLFSFHDSPDLNKSPLFQPKTPNTKNTNGTAFGLFGSILKRLTHRTKNPKPETATKGSKVSVKDILRWDPTVSKNNVMSEDKCGSISYTGTPTSDVWSQSNEEMDMDTSCSSSPSGDFEEVLISNEVVGNNSTFASFDKYFSQSPLRFVLQTSPSFSATSPSLHERKHEKENYELESLKRLQVEEEEEEEQCSPVSVLDRPFEDDDRHADDDDGDNGIDCFDLECTYAFVQRAKQQLLQKLSRFEKLAELDPIELEKRMLEEEQDDQDKSSSSQSEMNIDGMKKLVSDLIAEEETMQLDGCIDKQAAAERVRKRLDSWKDVVSNTIDMMVEQDFKRAHMEGWKGNEEEVREAGIEVECAIFGLLLQELIEELVL from the exons ATGGCTCGGAAGCATTTGCACGAGTTACTTCAAGAGGATCAAGAGCCATTCCTTTTGAAGAATTACATTGCTGATAGGCGCTGTCAACTCAAGAAATCACCACCTAAAACTCATCTTCAACTCCATAAACCAAAGCCCATCTCTCAAATCTCCAACTTTCCTTTAAATTTCTGCAAAAAAGCTTGCCTTTTCTCTTTCCATGACTCACCAGACTTGAACAAATCTCCTTTGTTTCAACCTAAAACCCCCAACACCAAAAACACCAATGGCACTGCTTTTGGGTTATTTGGTTCCATTCTAAAGAGGCTAACTCATCGTACCAAAAACCCAAAGCCTGAAACAGCTACAAAAGGATCAAAAGTTTCAGTGAAGGACATTTTGAGGTGGGATCCAACTGTGAGCAAAAACAATGTAATGAGTGAAGACAAGTGTGGTTCAATTTCTTACACTGGTACGCCTACCAGTGATGTTTGGTCCCAAAGCAATGAAGAAATGGACATGGATACTTCATGTAGCTCTAGCCCATCAGGGGATTTTGAAGAGGTTCTCATTTCCAATGAAGTTGTGGGAAATAACTCAACTTTTGCTTCTTTTGATAAGTACTTTTCTCAAAGCCCTTTACGTTTTGTGCTTCAAACAAGCCCTTCTTTCTCGGCTACATCTCCTAGTCTCCATGAAAGAAAG CATGAGAAGGAAAATTATGAATTAGAAAGCTTAAAAAGATTGCaagttgaagaagaagaagaagaagaacaatGCAGTCCTGTTTCTGTTTTGGACCGTCCATTCGAGGATGATGACAGACATGCGGATGATGACGATGGTGATAATGGGATCGATTGTTTCGATCTTGAATGCACCTATGCATTTGTACAAA GAGCTAAGCAGCAGCTACTGCAGAAACTTAGTAGATTCGAGAAACTGGCCGAGTTGGATCCGATTGAGCTTGAGAAAAGAATGTTAGAAGAAGAGCAAGATGACCAAGACAAGTCATCTTCGTCACAAAGTGAAATGAATATTGATGGCATGAAAAAGCTAGTATCTGATCTCATTGCCGAGGAAGAGACGATGCAACTTGATGGTTGCATCGATAAACAAGCAGCAGCAGAAAGGGTACGTAAAAGGTTGGATTCATGGAAAGATGTAGTGTCGAACACCATTGACATGATGGTGGAACAAGATTTCAAAAGAGCTCATATGGAGGGTTGGAAGGGAAATGAAGAAGAGGTTAGGGAGGCTGGAATTGAAGTCGAATGTGCTATCTTTGGATTActgttgcaagaattgattgaagAACTAGTTCTTTAA